The following proteins are encoded in a genomic region of Calditrichota bacterium:
- a CDS encoding RnfABCDGE type electron transport complex subunit B: MNPLIAIAFIGGLSLILALILAIANSKLKVFEDPRIGKVEEMLPGANCGACGQPGCRAFAEDVIEGNSQPSACTVGGPDTATGVAKYLGIDPGSSIRKVARLLCAGGTDVAVKSADYAGFESCRGAAAVSGGPKACTYGCIGLADCEVVCDFDAIQMSPTGLPFVNASKCTACGDCVDVCPKNLFELIPINQHLLVQCKSALEGDEILEMCEVACTACTRCAADAPEGLIEMKNNLPVINPEKIKLETDIATLRCPTGAITWVEEQQFSAKEEKIV; this comes from the coding sequence ATGAACCCACTCATTGCTATCGCCTTTATTGGCGGATTGAGTTTGATTTTGGCATTAATCCTGGCCATTGCAAATTCTAAGTTAAAAGTTTTTGAAGACCCACGCATTGGCAAAGTTGAAGAGATGCTTCCCGGAGCTAACTGTGGTGCATGCGGCCAACCCGGATGCCGTGCTTTTGCCGAGGATGTAATAGAGGGTAATAGCCAGCCCAGTGCCTGTACAGTTGGTGGGCCTGATACGGCGACAGGTGTCGCAAAATATCTCGGGATCGATCCGGGGTCGAGTATACGAAAAGTAGCCCGACTTTTATGTGCCGGTGGAACTGATGTGGCTGTGAAGTCAGCAGACTATGCAGGTTTTGAATCATGCCGTGGTGCAGCTGCTGTTTCCGGAGGACCAAAAGCCTGTACTTATGGCTGTATTGGTTTAGCTGATTGCGAAGTTGTTTGTGATTTTGACGCCATTCAAATGAGCCCGACCGGATTACCGTTTGTAAATGCAAGCAAATGTACAGCATGTGGTGACTGTGTTGATGTGTGTCCTAAAAACCTGTTTGAATTAATACCTATCAATCAACATTTACTAGTTCAGTGTAAATCTGCTTTAGAAGGTGATGAAATTCTGGAGATGTGCGAAGTTGCCTGTACAGCCTGTACAAGATGTGCTGCCGATGCACCCGAAGGATTGATTGAAATGAAAAACAATTTGCCGGTTATAAATCCAGAAAAAATAAAACTGGAAACAGATATTGCAACACTACGCTGCCCTACCGGCGCAATCACCTGGGTTGAAGAACAACAATTTTCTGCGAAAGAAGAGAAAATAGTCTAA
- a CDS encoding 4Fe-4S binding protein: MFFNKKSKKQATLPFPGTAQLIEGKSSLDKILADSNTKSFNNDDFSAAVGYAMAGNRAAAFIDEFNLNSFTSYLDKPFSLVIYCNQNNLSQNSHLNSLDNSFVLFPKNVQELLDYSLIARKISELALVPGVIVYDSINFTTALQTVIAPDLKLISSFLGNVDDIIDTPSESQKILFGKNRLRTQAMVDVNKPLGIGVNHDRDVNLKLSAVKDSYFKNHLSKIIKFVFTEFKELTGRVYSGINYYEVDDSQYVIAANGPMVNKLVEYADWYRKKHSVKLGIIDLSLAGPFNGSQLSHYIKKKKGLTVLCDIKQPVFENSLTASIKNMLNKAWENGRNKNDNLPHKGYAVFNSPKDQPLIFEGFYDSTLNEIDEIHAIVENMMQNENGSKLFFTGFDASIDQSRFPKLETLQQILKKSYPEIEQLALPVKNISTDAQAGTSRKACIFASVSQDIIDVGTPLAKAFEKSELYNIQTSLNEQKSALMPLHEFTMLYTSLENEPPFSLKNPDIMLMSELQFKNNLSTLAENGALVINTHFSDEKLWLELGEKHRRIIREKNLSLFTLNTAEIAKEIDIIPGSMEHLKLCALIGALYKVDPLLGNLKFGVHLNNFKKVLKSGELFDSQISEKVNAIKRGYNFTSQIEWQQLPELSGLKAPETEAPWTVKQVTKSDGSIFDLARSWDSVGYLFNNNQQNHALADPFLASNTLPARSSAFRDMSEMKEKIPEIIPEKCTGCGMCWSQCPDSALPVHVMNTTDIISTVLTNAASNGTKLIQMQRMADNLAKQAYKLFSTDEMRNFLTTKDLLSEAFNHLSKKMGLKGEALEKVEAEFELFLAELNAMPLIKTHSFFDQAHNDQKGSGQLLSIVVNANACKGCGSCANVCPDNAIEMLDNNADILALYRKNFSFMQTMPDVTTEKIEKFISAENQKSILNKLINKRAYFTLPGGDNAYPGSGVKAAVHLMTATIESTMNARFELFINKLDQLISQLESKIQGDLISTVQINEFEDFGQRLSELNENDITEETLIGLTKSDQTNNKIDARQIKKLTGFVQKLTAIKNEYSSASNGNGSARMSMVVNSERLLEWSAVYPYNPFSHPWLNASGNNLATTVEGLFEGITEKLQQSFKLIRIAELELNDKYSPRDHDAFFKSFSWNDFSIEERELCPPAILLLDQQALEQQSFKSISSLLNSEKPLYISVINNMVGSTSEIGHEIALWALSQHNSFVLQSTPANPGHLMDGITQLMSSNKPGFMHLYACEPYVQGIEKDQAYTHEQRAINSRVFPLFKYNPYSSDYFIERFDLSGNPDLELDWQSEDKNRSKQSITIAEWAIHEKFYKDEFHTLAKRSWNEKMVPLEEYLEIDSSEAKTFIPYINITDSKNALHRIQVSNKIAKMARKHLNTWNLLQELAGIRVHDREYQQQKFDQKLEAELSRQKTNLEAEYNAQIMQVQQDHWQTYHGRLRDKLTAIYNSNKGEDTVSKTLAEYAKSEKREA, translated from the coding sequence ATGTTTTTTAACAAGAAATCAAAAAAACAAGCGACACTTCCTTTCCCTGGCACAGCTCAGTTGATTGAGGGAAAAAGTTCCCTGGACAAAATATTAGCTGATTCAAATACAAAAAGTTTTAATAATGATGATTTTTCAGCAGCTGTTGGATATGCCATGGCCGGGAACAGAGCTGCAGCATTTATTGATGAGTTTAATCTGAACAGTTTTACATCCTACCTGGATAAGCCATTCTCTTTGGTCATATACTGCAATCAAAATAATTTATCCCAAAACAGCCATTTAAATTCTCTTGATAATTCATTTGTCCTTTTTCCAAAAAATGTGCAGGAATTATTAGATTATTCTCTTATTGCCAGAAAGATAAGTGAGCTGGCTCTCGTCCCAGGTGTTATTGTTTACGACTCAATCAATTTTACAACCGCATTGCAAACTGTTATTGCTCCGGATCTGAAATTAATTAGTTCGTTTTTAGGTAACGTAGACGATATAATTGACACGCCATCAGAATCGCAAAAAATTTTATTTGGCAAAAATCGATTGCGAACTCAGGCAATGGTGGACGTCAATAAACCTCTTGGAATTGGGGTTAATCATGATAGAGATGTAAATCTAAAATTATCTGCTGTAAAAGACTCTTATTTTAAAAATCACCTTTCAAAAATAATTAAGTTTGTTTTTACCGAATTTAAAGAACTTACAGGCCGCGTCTATTCAGGTATCAATTATTATGAAGTAGATGATTCGCAATATGTGATTGCTGCAAATGGGCCGATGGTAAATAAGCTTGTTGAATATGCAGATTGGTACCGCAAAAAACACTCAGTCAAATTAGGAATTATTGATTTATCCCTTGCAGGTCCTTTTAATGGCAGTCAATTATCCCACTATATAAAAAAGAAAAAAGGACTAACCGTTCTTTGCGATATTAAGCAACCCGTTTTTGAAAATTCTCTAACCGCTTCTATAAAGAACATGCTAAACAAGGCATGGGAAAATGGACGAAATAAAAATGATAATCTACCACACAAAGGTTATGCTGTTTTTAACTCTCCAAAAGATCAACCGCTAATCTTTGAAGGCTTTTATGATTCTACGTTGAATGAGATTGATGAAATCCACGCCATCGTTGAAAATATGATGCAAAATGAAAATGGTAGCAAACTTTTCTTCACCGGATTTGACGCAAGTATAGACCAGTCTCGCTTCCCTAAATTAGAGACGCTTCAACAAATCTTAAAAAAATCCTATCCTGAAATTGAGCAATTAGCCTTACCGGTAAAAAACATATCAACGGATGCACAGGCGGGAACATCGAGAAAAGCTTGTATTTTTGCATCTGTTTCACAGGATATAATTGATGTAGGAACTCCATTAGCAAAAGCATTTGAAAAAAGTGAACTCTACAATATTCAGACCAGTTTGAATGAACAGAAATCAGCCTTGATGCCGCTGCATGAGTTTACAATGCTCTATACTTCCTTAGAAAATGAGCCGCCCTTTTCTTTAAAAAATCCGGACATAATGCTTATGTCTGAACTTCAATTTAAAAATAATCTGAGCACTCTTGCTGAAAATGGCGCATTGGTAATTAATACCCACTTTTCTGATGAAAAATTATGGTTGGAACTTGGGGAAAAACACCGTAGGATTATTCGCGAAAAAAATCTGAGTTTGTTCACATTAAATACGGCAGAAATTGCCAAAGAAATTGACATTATTCCCGGCAGCATGGAACATCTCAAATTATGTGCTTTAATTGGCGCTTTGTATAAAGTGGATCCGTTATTAGGCAATTTGAAGTTTGGAGTGCACCTGAATAATTTTAAAAAGGTTCTCAAATCAGGCGAACTATTTGATTCTCAAATTTCAGAGAAAGTAAACGCCATCAAACGCGGATACAATTTTACCAGCCAAATTGAGTGGCAACAATTACCTGAGCTTAGCGGATTAAAAGCCCCGGAAACAGAAGCACCATGGACTGTAAAACAGGTTACTAAAAGCGATGGTAGCATTTTTGATTTGGCTCGCAGTTGGGACTCTGTAGGTTACCTTTTTAATAACAACCAACAAAACCACGCCTTAGCAGATCCTTTCCTGGCAAGTAATACTCTTCCTGCAAGAAGCAGCGCCTTTAGGGATATGTCGGAGATGAAAGAAAAGATTCCTGAGATTATCCCGGAAAAATGTACCGGATGTGGAATGTGCTGGTCACAATGCCCGGACTCAGCTCTACCTGTTCATGTTATGAATACAACAGATATAATCAGCACGGTTTTGACCAATGCAGCTTCAAATGGTACTAAACTAATTCAAATGCAACGCATGGCTGATAATTTGGCTAAACAGGCCTATAAGCTTTTTTCAACTGATGAAATGCGTAACTTTTTAACAACAAAAGATTTATTATCCGAGGCATTTAATCACTTGTCAAAAAAGATGGGATTAAAAGGCGAGGCGCTGGAAAAAGTTGAGGCTGAGTTTGAATTATTTCTTGCTGAGCTGAATGCAATGCCGCTTATAAAAACACATTCATTTTTTGATCAGGCCCATAATGACCAAAAAGGATCGGGGCAACTTCTCTCTATTGTTGTAAATGCCAATGCATGCAAGGGCTGTGGTTCGTGTGCCAATGTTTGCCCGGACAATGCAATAGAAATGCTTGATAACAATGCCGATATCCTTGCCTTATACCGTAAAAATTTCAGCTTTATGCAAACCATGCCCGATGTTACAACTGAAAAAATCGAAAAATTTATTTCGGCTGAAAACCAAAAATCTATTTTAAATAAACTTATAAACAAGCGCGCCTATTTTACTTTGCCCGGCGGTGATAATGCTTATCCCGGTAGTGGTGTTAAGGCGGCCGTACATTTAATGACGGCAACAATCGAATCCACAATGAACGCTCGTTTTGAATTATTTATTAACAAACTGGATCAACTTATCTCACAGCTGGAATCAAAAATCCAGGGAGATTTAATCAGCACAGTTCAAATAAATGAATTTGAAGATTTTGGACAAAGGCTGTCTGAATTAAATGAAAATGATATTACCGAAGAGACACTAATCGGCCTGACAAAATCAGATCAAACAAATAACAAGATTGATGCCCGGCAAATAAAAAAGTTAACCGGTTTTGTGCAAAAATTAACTGCCATTAAAAATGAGTACTCTTCTGCTTCTAACGGAAATGGCAGTGCCAGGATGAGCATGGTTGTAAATAGCGAAAGGCTGCTTGAGTGGAGCGCAGTTTATCCTTATAACCCTTTTTCACATCCGTGGCTAAATGCTTCCGGAAATAATTTGGCGACAACTGTTGAAGGGCTTTTTGAAGGTATAACAGAAAAACTGCAGCAAAGTTTTAAATTAATTCGCATTGCCGAACTTGAGTTAAATGACAAATATTCTCCGAGAGATCATGATGCATTTTTTAAATCATTTAGCTGGAATGATTTTTCAATTGAAGAACGCGAACTATGCCCACCGGCGATTTTATTGTTAGACCAGCAGGCACTTGAGCAGCAATCATTTAAATCAATCTCCAGCCTGCTTAATAGTGAAAAACCACTTTATATTTCGGTTATAAATAACATGGTTGGCTCCACATCAGAAATTGGCCATGAAATTGCGCTTTGGGCACTTAGCCAGCATAATAGTTTTGTTCTGCAAAGTACACCGGCAAATCCCGGACACCTTATGGATGGCATCACACAATTAATGTCATCCAATAAACCGGGCTTTATGCACCTGTACGCTTGTGAGCCTTATGTGCAAGGTATTGAAAAAGATCAGGCGTATACCCACGAACAACGTGCAATCAACTCAAGAGTCTTTCCACTTTTTAAATATAATCCATATTCATCGGATTATTTTATCGAGCGGTTTGATCTTTCCGGCAATCCCGATTTAGAGTTGGATTGGCAAAGCGAAGATAAAAATCGCAGCAAACAATCCATTACGATCGCCGAATGGGCAATCCATGAAAAATTTTATAAAGATGAATTTCACACGTTGGCAAAAAGGTCATGGAATGAAAAAATGGTTCCGCTTGAGGAATATCTTGAAATAGACAGTTCCGAGGCAAAAACATTTATTCCTTACATAAATATTACTGATTCGAAAAATGCATTACACCGGATTCAGGTTAGTAATAAAATTGCAAAAATGGCCAGGAAGCATCTCAATACCTGGAATTTACTTCAGGAACTTGCCGGTATCCGCGTTCATGATCGTGAATATCAACAGCAAAAATTTGATCAGAAATTAGAAGCTGAACTTAGCCGGCAAAAAACAAATCTTGAAGCAGAATACAATGCGCAAATTATGCAGGTTCAACAGGATCACTGGCAAACATATCATGGACGCCTGCGGGATAAATTAACGGCCATTTATAATTCAAATAAAGGTGAGGATACTGTTAGTAAAACCCTTGCTGAATATGCGAAGAGCGAGAAGCGTGAGGCGTGA
- the rsxC gene encoding electron transport complex subunit RsxC, producing MLSFLSNTLKTFRHGIHPGDYKDLTRNLSIERLPFSEELTIPLSQHLGAPSKCIVKVGDEVKRGQIIAKPSGFVSIGQHAPMSGTVKSIEMRHHPNGKMVESVIIKKDLFSPQTFYNEHAMDWENLSADELISLIQHGGFVGLGGAAFPTHVKLKTPEGKNARFLIVNGVECEPYLTSDHRVMLEQSEDIFLGIRILLKILGAEKFYIGIENNKQDAIDFLGENIPEDMNGEVVALQTKYPQGAEKMLIEAVLKREVPSGKLPIDVEVVVQNSGTIAGIGMMFRFGQPLIERVVTITGPGIENPANLLVPIGTPLTDVLEHCGGLKENTRQVLFGGPMMGAPQSDLDVPILKGTSGILCLTDEEVTIKEEFPCIRCLRCVDACPVYLNPSRLGALAKTREYEGMLDFHIMDCVECGSCSYVCPSNIPLVQRFRVSKALLREQQAKQKKAG from the coding sequence ATGTTATCATTTTTATCAAATACACTAAAAACATTTCGTCATGGAATCCATCCCGGGGATTATAAAGACTTAACCCGGAATTTATCAATTGAACGTCTGCCCTTTTCAGAGGAACTGACAATTCCTCTTAGCCAACATTTAGGTGCGCCATCAAAGTGCATTGTAAAAGTAGGCGATGAAGTAAAGCGAGGACAGATTATCGCCAAACCTTCAGGATTTGTCTCAATTGGCCAGCATGCACCTATGAGCGGAACAGTTAAATCTATTGAGATGCGTCATCACCCAAATGGAAAAATGGTTGAATCTGTCATCATCAAAAAAGATCTCTTTTCCCCACAGACTTTTTACAACGAGCATGCCATGGATTGGGAAAATTTGTCGGCGGATGAATTGATTTCGCTGATCCAGCACGGTGGATTTGTTGGTCTTGGCGGGGCAGCATTTCCAACACATGTAAAACTGAAAACACCAGAGGGAAAAAATGCACGCTTCCTGATTGTGAACGGGGTTGAATGTGAACCATACCTTACCAGCGATCACCGTGTTATGCTGGAACAATCTGAAGATATTTTCCTGGGAATCCGCATTTTGCTAAAAATCCTGGGTGCTGAAAAATTTTATATTGGTATAGAAAATAACAAACAGGACGCCATTGATTTTCTTGGGGAAAATATTCCGGAAGATATGAATGGTGAAGTGGTTGCACTGCAGACAAAATATCCGCAAGGTGCTGAAAAGATGCTTATTGAAGCTGTGTTAAAACGGGAAGTTCCCAGCGGTAAATTACCGATTGATGTGGAAGTTGTTGTCCAAAATTCAGGAACAATTGCCGGGATTGGAATGATGTTTCGTTTTGGCCAACCACTTATCGAAAGGGTTGTGACTATTACCGGACCTGGAATTGAAAATCCTGCAAATCTGCTTGTGCCAATCGGAACACCGCTCACAGATGTTTTAGAGCATTGTGGTGGATTAAAGGAAAATACGCGTCAGGTTTTATTTGGTGGACCAATGATGGGTGCGCCGCAATCTGATCTGGATGTGCCAATACTAAAAGGGACTTCCGGAATTTTGTGCCTGACCGATGAAGAGGTCACCATAAAAGAAGAATTTCCGTGTATCCGTTGTTTGCGTTGTGTGGATGCTTGTCCTGTATATCTTAACCCAAGCCGATTAGGAGCTTTGGCCAAAACCCGTGAATATGAAGGCATGTTGGATTTTCACATAATGGACTGTGTAGAATGTGGTTCATGCTCATATGTATGCCCATCCAATATTCCATTGGTACAAAGATTTAGAGTATCGAAAGCATTGTTAAGAGAACAGCAGGCAAAACAAAAGAAAGCGGGTTAA
- a CDS encoding RnfABCDGE type electron transport complex subunit D yields MKTAPKLLLTSSPFLKQQEDTPAVMRQVIYALIPALIAAIYFFGISALLVIVASVFGAVGTEWVFNISTKKKFNSLKDYTALLTGILLAMTLPPGIPLWMAFLGGVVAIALGKLIFGGTGSNIFNPALVGRAFLQSSFPVAITTWSPYADFNSFMMFRGNTFTIPFVKANTDAVTAATPLAQMKFDGKLTETQNLFFGSSAGSLGETTALLLLLGGVYLTVRNYINWRIPTGIFIAVFLFASGLQLIDAEKFASPMFHLFSGGLMLGAIFMATDPVSSPITHKGCWIFGLGIGFLVVLIRTFGGLPEGVMYAILLMNSVTPLLNSVTQPRIYGAAK; encoded by the coding sequence ATGAAAACAGCACCAAAATTATTACTAACCTCTTCGCCTTTTTTAAAACAGCAGGAAGATACTCCGGCTGTTATGCGCCAGGTTATTTATGCTCTTATTCCTGCCCTTATAGCAGCTATATACTTTTTTGGTATTAGCGCCCTGTTGGTGATAGTGGCTTCAGTTTTCGGGGCGGTTGGCACAGAATGGGTATTTAACATTTCGACAAAGAAAAAGTTTAACAGCTTAAAAGATTATACAGCCTTGCTTACGGGTATTCTCCTTGCAATGACACTACCACCCGGAATTCCTCTGTGGATGGCTTTCCTTGGTGGTGTAGTTGCAATAGCTCTTGGCAAACTTATTTTTGGTGGAACCGGCTCAAATATATTTAATCCTGCATTGGTTGGTCGTGCTTTTCTTCAGTCATCATTTCCCGTCGCAATAACCACCTGGTCACCTTATGCTGATTTTAACAGCTTTATGATGTTTCGGGGTAATACGTTTACAATCCCCTTTGTTAAAGCTAATACAGATGCGGTTACAGCGGCTACACCATTGGCCCAAATGAAATTTGATGGTAAGTTAACTGAAACACAAAATCTCTTCTTTGGGTCATCAGCAGGATCGTTGGGTGAAACCACAGCTCTATTATTATTGCTCGGTGGAGTCTACTTAACAGTTCGTAACTATATTAACTGGCGAATCCCGACAGGCATTTTTATTGCGGTATTTCTATTTGCTTCAGGATTGCAATTAATTGATGCGGAAAAATTTGCATCACCCATGTTTCACTTATTTTCGGGCGGATTAATGCTTGGTGCTATTTTTATGGCCACAGATCCTGTTTCATCACCGATAACGCATAAAGGCTGCTGGATTTTTGGATTGGGAATTGGGTTTCTGGTAGTACTGATCCGTACATTTGGTGGTTTGCCGGAAGGTGTTATGTATGCAATTTTACTTATGAATAGTGTGACACCTCTCCTTAACAGTGTTACACAGCCGCGGATTTATGGTGCAGCTAAATAA
- a CDS encoding FMN-binding protein, whose protein sequence is MSKKVQPKIEETEKPVSSVKMLFSMGTIGLLAGMLIVFTFTYTLPYIKANEAAFLEKSIFDVVPGAFTKTVVTVDENNKIIPVEKPEETAFKLYPCYDEADSLVGIAIEAREQGFQDVIKIIYGYSPKNEAIVGMKVLQSTETPGLGDKIETDKDFIENFVKLDARLNEDRTKLIEPIKMVKAGEKTKPSEISAITGATISSKAIAKMMARSADLNVPLIYKNLKILKKQ, encoded by the coding sequence TTGTCAAAAAAAGTTCAACCCAAAATTGAAGAAACCGAAAAGCCTGTCAGCAGTGTCAAAATGCTCTTTTCTATGGGAACGATTGGTTTGTTAGCAGGAATGCTGATCGTTTTTACTTTTACATATACGCTGCCCTATATAAAGGCCAATGAAGCCGCTTTTCTGGAAAAATCAATCTTTGATGTTGTACCGGGAGCTTTTACAAAAACTGTTGTTACCGTCGATGAAAATAATAAAATTATTCCAGTTGAAAAACCGGAAGAAACAGCTTTTAAACTTTACCCGTGTTATGATGAAGCAGATTCGCTGGTAGGAATTGCCATAGAAGCAAGAGAACAAGGTTTCCAGGATGTGATAAAAATTATTTATGGCTATTCACCAAAAAACGAAGCCATTGTAGGAATGAAAGTTCTTCAAAGTACAGAAACTCCGGGCCTGGGCGATAAAATTGAAACAGATAAAGACTTTATAGAAAACTTTGTAAAACTTGATGCCAGATTGAATGAAGATCGGACAAAGCTTATTGAGCCGATAAAAATGGTAAAAGCCGGAGAAAAAACAAAGCCGAGCGAGATAAGTGCAATAACCGGTGCGACTATTTCATCAAAAGCAATTGCAAAAATGATGGCCAGAAGCGCTGATTTGAATGTGCCTTTAATTTATAAAAATTTGAAAATATTGAAAAAACAGTAA
- a CDS encoding electron transport complex subunit E, translating into MPETKKNMPSNMETFVKGVWKDNPVFVMLLGMCPVLAVTNSVMNALVMGIATTFVLLLSNILVSSLRNFIPKQVRIATYILIIATFVTVADYAIKAVSLEVHKSLGAFISLIVVNCMILGRAEAFASKSTIGKSILDALGQGAGFTIAVLALGIVREVLGNGTFLGFSLFGENFQPLVIMILPGGAFFVLGAYLLFFNWLKERKEKQEKVDGTLEQVA; encoded by the coding sequence ATGCCCGAAACAAAAAAAAATATGCCTTCAAATATGGAAACATTTGTAAAAGGTGTTTGGAAAGACAATCCTGTTTTTGTGATGCTGTTAGGGATGTGCCCTGTACTTGCTGTTACAAATTCCGTAATGAATGCACTGGTTATGGGCATCGCCACAACATTTGTGCTGCTACTTTCCAATATTCTTGTTTCATCTTTGCGTAACTTTATTCCAAAACAAGTAAGGATAGCAACCTATATCCTTATCATTGCTACATTTGTTACAGTGGCAGATTATGCAATAAAAGCCGTAAGCCTGGAAGTCCATAAAAGCCTCGGTGCTTTTATATCATTGATAGTTGTAAATTGTATGATTCTTGGCCGGGCTGAAGCATTTGCATCAAAAAGCACCATCGGCAAATCAATTCTCGATGCTCTCGGACAAGGGGCCGGTTTTACAATTGCTGTTTTGGCGCTTGGCATTGTAAGGGAAGTTTTAGGAAATGGTACATTTTTAGGGTTTTCATTATTTGGAGAAAACTTTCAACCTTTAGTAATAATGATTTTACCTGGTGGAGCTTTCTTTGTATTAGGTGCCTATTTACTTTTTTTCAATTGGTTAAAAGAACGGAAGGAAAAACAAGAAAAGGTAGACGGCACATTAGAGCAAGTTGCATAA
- a CDS encoding RnfABCDGE type electron transport complex subunit A produces MVTEQYWFIFLNAALINNFVLSSFLGICPFLGVSNKVETASRMGAAVAFVMFIASLAAYGIHHLLVLIDAQFLQLISYIVVIASTVQLVEMIIKKFSPALFKALGIFLPLITTNCAILGLALFQTNRSYDFFQSISFALGAGLGFTIALVIMAGIREELQLSEVPNVVKGAALTLMVAGILSMAFMGFAGLGGN; encoded by the coding sequence ATGGTAACAGAACAATACTGGTTTATATTTTTAAATGCGGCACTTATTAATAATTTTGTGCTTAGCTCCTTTTTAGGCATTTGCCCCTTCCTAGGGGTTTCCAATAAAGTAGAAACCGCATCCCGTATGGGCGCAGCTGTGGCATTTGTAATGTTTATCGCGTCGCTGGCGGCCTATGGCATTCATCACTTGTTGGTTTTAATTGATGCACAATTTTTACAGCTCATTTCTTATATTGTTGTCATTGCATCTACAGTGCAACTGGTAGAAATGATTATCAAAAAATTTAGCCCGGCATTGTTTAAGGCTCTAGGAATTTTTCTACCACTTATTACAACAAATTGTGCTATACTTGGCCTGGCCCTTTTCCAGACAAACAGAAGTTATGATTTTTTTCAATCTATCTCTTTTGCATTGGGTGCCGGTCTTGGATTTACGATAGCTCTGGTAATCATGGCAGGTATTCGCGAAGAACTGCAACTTTCCGAAGTTCCAAATGTTGTAAAGGGCGCTGCACTAACTTTAATGGTGGCAGGAATCTTATCAATGGCCTTTATGGGCTTTGCTGGTTTAGGAGGAAATTAA
- a CDS encoding response regulator yields MSQLSDPLNYKDSLILIAEDNAITLQLLCRFLDKEGLKYITCNNGSAAINLANKKLPDLILLDVTMPQIDGFDTCRILKDNTATKNIPVIFLSSKSDSFNKLKGFSAGAIDFITKPFEKVEIMVRIKTQLKLKKALDKLSDYSNELEKTLNEETEKESFLSKHIHQN; encoded by the coding sequence ATGTCACAACTATCCGACCCTCTAAATTATAAGGATTCCCTAATTTTAATTGCTGAAGATAATGCCATTACGTTGCAGTTATTATGCCGATTTTTGGATAAAGAAGGTCTAAAGTATATAACATGTAATAATGGTTCCGCAGCCATTAATCTTGCAAATAAAAAATTACCCGATCTGATTTTACTTGACGTAACAATGCCGCAAATAGATGGATTCGATACTTGCCGAATATTAAAAGATAATACTGCCACAAAGAATATTCCGGTTATATTTTTATCCTCTAAAAGTGATTCTTTTAATAAGCTAAAAGGGTTTAGTGCCGGAGCCATCGACTTTATCACAAAACCATTCGAGAAGGTAGAAATAATGGTTCGTATAAAAACCCAATTAAAACTAAAAAAGGCTCTCGACAAACTTAGTGATTATTCCAATGAGCTGGAAAAAACCTTAAATGAAGAAACTGAAAAAGAAAGTTTTTTAAGTAAACATATTCATCAAAACTGA